From one Solea solea chromosome 15, fSolSol10.1, whole genome shotgun sequence genomic stretch:
- the sertad2b gene encoding SERTA domain-containing protein 2b has product MFGKGAKRKLDEDEEGLEGKTLEASVAGGPLGLCPEGLSKVSYTLQRQTIFNISLMKLYSQRPLGEPSLERRVLINNMLRRIQDELKQEGSLRPLLLPPSPPPDDPMDEGFREAPPSFGVLSAAAAQVSQPSALLMPAIAPPPSPHPMVPPNCQASSGAEAYPAPLEACLTPASLLEEDGGESTFCAPSPPTPPLSPPPAQTPSLPSALLSQVSLRVPAPALSNDGFPSTLSDIELAPPTAITRTAAANITTVTTSPAPTPLTRPPLPRDSRTTGAKPEAAGVLLRPGDTLPPGGLVDISSSPPSSTSPSGFLSDLALDDVLFADIDTSMYDFDPCTTAGTAGVTAGGGLAKLPPVVTTDDLLKSLASPYTGSAPQVSANQPFKIDLTELDHIMEVLVGS; this is encoded by the coding sequence ATGTTCGGTAAAGGTGCGAAGCGGAAGCTGGACGAGGATGAAGAGGGGCTGGAAGGCAAAACGCTGGAGGCGTCGGTGGCGGGCGGACCGCTGGGCCTCTGCCCCGAGGGCCTGTCCAAGGTGTCGTATACCCTGCAGCGCCAGACCATCTTCAACATCTCGCTGATGAAGCTGTATAGCCAGCGGCCGCTCGGCGAGCCCAGCCTGGAGCGTCGCGTCCTCATCAACAACATGCTGCGGCGCATCCAGGACGAGCTAAAGCAGGAGGGCTCGCTGCGGCCACTCCTGCTGCCGCCGTCGCCGCCGCCAGACGACCCCATGGACGAGGGGTTCCGCGAGGCCCCGCCTTCCTTTGGGGTTCTGTCAGCAGCGGCGGCACAGGTTTCCCAGCCTTCTGCGTTACTGATGCCGGCAATCGCTCCGCCGCCTTCGCCCCACCCGATGGTGCCTCCCAACTGCCAGGCATCGAGCGGCGCCGAGGCTTACCCCGCCCCCCTGGAGGCCTGCCTCACTCCGGCCTCTTTACTGGAGGAGGACGGCGGGGAGTCCACGTTCTGTGCTCCTTCGCCACccactcctcctctctctcctcccccggCGCAAACTCCCTCGTTACCTTCGGCCCTTCTCAGCCAGGTGTCCCTCAGGGTCCCTGCGCCGGCCTTGTCCAACGACGGTTTCCCCTCCACTCTGAGTGACATAGAGTTGGCTCCTCCCACAGCCATAACAAGGACAGCAGCAGCTAATATCACGACCGTGACTACCTCCCCTGCTCCCACGCCACTCACCCGGCCCCCCCTACCCAGAGACAGCAGGACCACCGGCGCTAAACCAGAAGCAGCTGGCGTCTTGCTGCGGCCGGGAGACACACTGCCCCCCGGTGGCCTAGTAGACatttcctcctcccctccttcctccacctccccctcGGGGTTCCTCTCGGACTTGGCACTGGACGACGTCCTGTTTGCCGACATCGACACGTCCATGTATGACTTTGACCCGTGCACGACGGCGGGCACCGCGGGCGTGACAGCGGGCGGGGGCCTCGCCAAACTGCCGCCGGTGGTGACGACGGATGACCTCCTCAAATCGCTGGCGTCGCCGTACACCGGCTCCGCCCCCCAGGTTTCAGCCAATCAGCCTTTCAAAATCGACCTGACAGAACTGGACCACATCATGGAAGTGCTGGTGGGTTCGTGA